The following coding sequences lie in one Enterococcus sp. 9E7_DIV0242 genomic window:
- a CDS encoding 6-phospho-beta-glucosidase → MSKDALKIVTIGGGSSYTPEIIEGFIQKKLDGLLPIKEIYLVDIEEGKEKLEIVGGLAKRMVEKAGAEIQIHLTLDRRAALKDADFVTTQFRVGLLPARIRDEKIPLKYDLIGQETNGAGGAMKALRTIPVILDICKDMEELCPEAWLINFTNPSGIITETVLKHSTIKVVGLCNIPIGIVNKIAKLYETEAANVSVEFAGLNHFVFGKNIYVNGREVTGEVIEKIKDGTEISAKNIPNFSFPDEILDAVGMIPAGYLKYYYTREKMLADCKRAATEEGTRGEVVTQTEKELFELYKDQELAVKPKQLEERGGAHYSEAAVNLIDSIYNGDGKIHYVNVRNNGTLPELPDNTAIECNCVVTHRGALPVTIGKLETSVRGQISLMKAYEELVIEAGVTGNYLAALKALTINPLVNDSDKAQAVLTDMLWANQAYLPQFKQWFEENQPVE, encoded by the coding sequence ATGTCTAAAGATGCATTGAAAATTGTAACGATTGGCGGCGGTTCAAGCTATACGCCAGAAATTATTGAGGGGTTTATTCAAAAGAAGCTCGATGGATTGTTGCCAATTAAGGAAATCTATCTTGTTGATATTGAAGAAGGAAAAGAAAAACTAGAGATTGTTGGTGGTTTAGCTAAGCGAATGGTAGAAAAAGCAGGAGCAGAAATCCAGATCCATCTGACGTTAGATCGAAGAGCAGCATTGAAGGATGCTGACTTTGTGACCACACAGTTTCGGGTTGGGTTGCTTCCTGCGCGGATTCGAGATGAAAAAATTCCATTGAAATACGATTTGATTGGTCAAGAGACAAATGGTGCAGGAGGTGCCATGAAAGCTTTACGAACGATCCCAGTGATTTTAGATATTTGTAAGGATATGGAAGAACTGTGTCCGGAGGCTTGGCTGATCAACTTTACTAATCCGTCCGGTATAATCACGGAGACAGTGTTGAAGCATTCGACGATCAAAGTGGTCGGATTATGTAATATTCCAATTGGGATCGTCAATAAAATCGCGAAGCTATATGAAACAGAAGCAGCAAATGTATCGGTTGAATTTGCGGGGCTGAATCATTTTGTTTTTGGGAAAAACATCTATGTCAATGGCAGAGAGGTGACCGGGGAGGTCATTGAAAAAATCAAAGATGGTACGGAAATCTCAGCAAAAAATATTCCGAATTTTTCGTTTCCAGATGAGATACTGGATGCAGTCGGCATGATTCCAGCAGGCTACTTGAAGTATTACTATACACGAGAAAAAATGCTGGCAGATTGCAAACGTGCAGCGACAGAAGAAGGAACACGTGGGGAGGTCGTTACTCAAACAGAGAAAGAGTTGTTTGAATTATATAAGGATCAAGAGCTGGCAGTGAAGCCTAAACAGCTTGAAGAACGTGGGGGTGCTCATTATAGCGAGGCAGCTGTTAATTTGATCGATTCGATTTATAATGGTGACGGGAAAATTCATTATGTAAATGTTAGAAACAATGGCACACTTCCAGAGCTGCCGGATAATACAGCAATTGAATGCAATTGTGTAGTCACACATCGGGGGGCATTACCAGTTACTATTGGTAAGCTGGAAACGAGTGTCAGAGGCCAAATTTCCTTGATGAAGGCCTATGAAGAGTTAGTCATTGAAGCAGGGGTTACAGGGAATTATTTAGCAGCGCTGAAAGCATTGACGATCAATCCGTTAGTCAATGATAGTGACAAAGCACAGGCGGTATTGACAGATATGCTATGGGCGAATCAAGCCTATCTGCCGCAATTCAAGCAATGGTTTGAAGAAAATCAACCTGTGGAGTAA